In one window of Pseudodesulfovibrio sp. S3 DNA:
- a CDS encoding protein tolB gives MTSLSIAQGPLTVDIHGPGQRMVNIVLLPPKGLKGAPLPEAAAKAFEELVVNDLSYIPFLKIVPVTKLLGGDPSKGVMGADIDFKPFQLARVDLCMTTGWNGQYIEGRVFETYSGRRVVGKSYRDVHANLPQVADRFCSSFLEALTGKKGFFDSPIVFVKQDGKSKEIFTVLPQGRGLTRITQLGGFNLSPAWSGDGKQIAFTHIAKNRHELGIYDSETKKINRYYKGLGNTIISPVYGPDDTLYAALNINGATNIYELSKSYKAGKTLISGPYIDVSPSFDRTGSKMVFTSGRAGNPHIYLKDMKTGEIRRVTTTGKYNTHPCISPDGRFVAYTHQTSDGHRIYLHDLGTGREKQLTFGPGNDEYPAFGPDGYFVAFASSRSGEYKLYLTTRHGDTPRIISTGKGGAFAPAWDTSLQW, from the coding sequence ATGACTTCATTGTCTATCGCACAGGGCCCATTGACCGTGGATATTCATGGTCCGGGACAGCGCATGGTGAACATCGTCTTGTTACCCCCCAAGGGGCTCAAGGGAGCACCCTTGCCCGAGGCCGCAGCCAAGGCCTTCGAGGAATTGGTGGTCAACGACTTGAGTTACATTCCGTTCTTGAAGATCGTTCCTGTGACCAAACTTCTGGGCGGAGATCCCAGTAAAGGCGTCATGGGGGCGGATATCGATTTCAAGCCTTTCCAGCTTGCTCGGGTGGATCTGTGCATGACCACCGGGTGGAATGGACAGTATATTGAGGGCCGCGTGTTCGAAACCTATAGCGGAAGAAGAGTGGTGGGCAAATCCTATCGTGACGTTCACGCCAATCTTCCGCAGGTGGCCGATCGTTTCTGTTCTTCGTTTCTCGAAGCGCTGACTGGCAAGAAAGGGTTCTTTGATTCCCCTATCGTCTTTGTAAAACAGGATGGTAAGAGCAAGGAAATATTCACAGTGTTGCCTCAGGGCAGAGGCCTGACCCGTATCACGCAGCTCGGGGGCTTCAACTTGAGTCCGGCCTGGTCGGGCGATGGCAAGCAGATTGCTTTCACCCATATTGCAAAAAATCGGCACGAGCTCGGTATATATGACAGTGAAACAAAAAAAATAAATAGATATTACAAAGGTCTGGGGAATACCATCATCAGTCCGGTTTATGGCCCTGATGACACTCTTTATGCCGCGCTCAATATTAACGGGGCTACTAATATCTATGAATTGAGCAAGTCATACAAGGCTGGAAAGACGTTGATCAGTGGTCCATATATTGATGTCTCACCAAGTTTTGACAGGACCGGCAGCAAGATGGTTTTCACTTCGGGCCGTGCGGGGAATCCCCATATTTACCTGAAGGATATGAAAACCGGAGAGATACGACGTGTGACCACCACCGGTAAGTATAACACTCACCCGTGCATCAGTCCTGATGGCCGATTTGTGGCTTACACGCATCAAACGTCTGATGGACACCGGATTTACTTGCATGATCTGGGGACTGGTAGGGAAAAACAACTGACGTTCGGTCCGGGGAATGATGAATATCCCGCTTTTGGACCTGACGGTTACTTTGTGGCTTTTGCATCCAGTCGGTCCGGTGAATATAAGTTGTATCTAACGACAAGGCATGGTGATACACCGCGTATAATCTCCACAGGGAAAGGAGGTGCGTTTGCCCCGGCATGGGACACATCTTTGCAATGGTAA
- a CDS encoding TonB family protein: MRQELGFVLSLCFHVALGVFALYGVSGVDVRVNMDRPVYMVDLVSLAPPPPGPPVQVKAQAKAPSETAEVPVVEAKPEPAVEVAPTPVVEAKPEPQVKEISPKKVEKKSVVKKAEEKKPEPKPEPKPEPKPKPKPEKTAEQLLAEGMAAAKAQAKKQDQTKNNALASELAAIKKREGDQVYAHGGQSGGEEGGKEGGTVGGSGSGLSEVYALIVGAAIKKNWRYPAFAGEANLVVSIEIKLEADGKIMSSKVIGSSNNPEFDNSALRAIKETEYVEKPRSPRDRVIRLNFNSQELSE, from the coding sequence ATGCGCCAGGAACTCGGTTTCGTCTTATCACTTTGCTTTCACGTCGCTTTGGGCGTGTTTGCGCTCTATGGCGTAAGTGGAGTGGATGTACGGGTGAACATGGATCGGCCTGTATACATGGTTGATCTTGTGTCTTTGGCTCCGCCTCCGCCCGGACCGCCGGTTCAGGTCAAGGCGCAGGCCAAGGCTCCGTCTGAAACTGCCGAAGTACCGGTGGTCGAGGCCAAACCTGAACCAGCAGTTGAAGTTGCCCCCACGCCGGTGGTTGAGGCCAAACCTGAACCTCAGGTCAAGGAAATCAGCCCTAAGAAGGTTGAAAAGAAGAGTGTGGTAAAGAAGGCGGAAGAAAAAAAACCCGAACCCAAGCCTGAGCCCAAGCCTGAACCGAAACCCAAACCCAAACCGGAGAAGACCGCCGAACAGCTTCTGGCTGAAGGCATGGCCGCAGCCAAGGCGCAGGCCAAGAAACAGGACCAGACAAAGAATAATGCTCTGGCTTCCGAACTGGCCGCAATCAAAAAGAGGGAAGGCGATCAGGTTTATGCTCATGGCGGTCAGTCTGGTGGCGAAGAGGGTGGTAAAGAAGGCGGCACAGTTGGAGGTTCCGGATCGGGGCTTTCGGAAGTGTATGCTCTTATAGTCGGCGCTGCCATTAAGAAGAACTGGCGTTATCCGGCTTTTGCCGGGGAGGCTAATTTGGTGGTTTCCATTGAAATCAAGCTGGAAGCCGATGGGAAAATTATGTCCTCGAAGGTCATTGGGTCGTCAAATAATCCTGAATTTGACAATTCAGCCCTTCGGGCAATCAAAGAAACTGAATATGTCGAAAAACCGAGATCACCGCGTGATCGCGTAATTCGTCTCAATTTCAACAGCCAGGAACTCTCTGAGTAA
- a CDS encoding biopolymer transporter ExbD yields the protein SEHLVLSVKKDGTLFLDEYQVGLDELEEHLKRLVSKQKKQLFLRADKEVPYGTVVQVMGEIKAAGIDRLGIVAEQPKLEKNK from the coding sequence ATTCCGAGCATCTGGTGCTCAGCGTGAAAAAGGACGGCACCCTGTTCCTTGACGAATACCAGGTGGGCCTGGACGAACTGGAAGAGCACCTCAAGCGGTTGGTATCCAAACAGAAAAAGCAGCTTTTCCTGCGCGCTGACAAGGAGGTGCCTTACGGCACGGTGGTTCAGGTCATGGGCGAGATCAAGGCCGCCGGCATCGACAGGCTGGGCATTGTTGCGGAACAGCCAAAGCTTGAAAAAAACAAGTAA